From the Saccharomycodes ludwigii strain NBRC 1722 chromosome I, whole genome shotgun sequence genome, one window contains:
- the BUD4 gene encoding Bud4p (similar to Saccharomyces cerevisiae YJR092W | BUD4 | BUD site selection), with the protein MDKGGTNDEAPAEFFRTFENDKNIGLKDNADEAQLVLNKKIELENYYENQKRISSTEEEEYSNNSDISQGIPEIPKRIESHPTSFILETLNKQNEAQDYNGSNIDSLPVKSSIIKLKEMLSSVEELEKTLNTNSPSTIDTTTDNENNNGIRDENVESKTSLIVPMLRVDTANKNVGTGNISFCSDADGECNSTSSFGSMLDSNDNNNNKIIVLPKQNTDTRNISFHVEDNNKMVDIISNNDTRDSDDSSKTTKFVEKVKKFNLISIETGRTVDTNNRVVSTRSVSTSSSSNTHNATNSVEKKKAGSRKSSFMPTTDDDAFQSAFEEEEEKKNNNNNNSNNDNDNFGPGYINAELNDGMLIQNYFNTGQEKTINNIMEEESHLDTQFLNVTDKNNDTTTTTTNANSTNSSRVPSSEYSSRTVNYSKIEITNEQRRSEYEEIKNTSQLKEYKKSKIPEKKEEIIDNFDGSVLKNDNFDILSHSSHKASMSRTKKPYISYNSQSESQYRNFSTSSNMSQSVDTSDLVHNTQSHNNKRDVSVQTNPEGKENEMDQKEEYPRKTSAPTSSKSNPNSSSSYSSSSFSGARFASNVENRASSIRHITPTSPLFLLHPNSVAGNGGIPSLSFNTRNMSTSSKTTSASKSFDENYPFGLPDDVDENAPSNNEGSTFFDEIMESLKNHDFVSIWNKQEHGSPTSSVNSQFTAAGPQLNSELSSNNNKDIDNDDANSSSGRTPSLNSTAKFSFKPRVISRSHYHYHGDEPCGSSSRKSSNTISNTTAGSNNNSTYESNSATRLVSRGSRNSSRGSRNSSRGYGKNNNEIEEEEYIIPVVENSNLDPLRRSTLKSKLLQQRFELIRNATATLTKGGIPNKPINRNNELYTFREESSDLLNSSDNYAHSNTTDGKQTSDDKYKSFVENEENGNDYVISTNRGLSGVVTGLDPMRRNTILSKKIQQQIKTQEALLNDLLPNKSVLKEIEEKVGDEQNPEISKSLLLDNFDKVIKTKIHNNNTPRKFKVLSHNSNVLPSPSPIKGIKDNLMNQLDAINVSTNEDHSGSYMINDNNEGVPNDSFKTDIYMNESSFINNKSTFDTAQSGKNHALSDDVVQNLFELGNGNVTPSHSMLLSSAINTNTIANNDTSISTHFLPEINNNVNTEKHHGLVGLGIFKKNNSDDITAVQKMNLDQFKMNQEVLVEPENVSKSIIDCDNTKDSLISKKSDVHVTSPFKVVTNSKKADKSIITASSDIDENDVKAIKKVTINPVPQVRTIKKVKKGMKDMGELYIQLHGTSKLEFFNNFKERKAEYCIVFDNGINRIETPWVHFEDNDGIYKNLNKEFETVLPLKDVLQMDNKNIIKIVITLKCRYAKPADKIVEVREKIPIKIPGVELPQKKQHNFLFGLKHGKHLKQQKKKYSEPIIEYQTVVRRVLQPSNDKWKDKIANDGSFAVSVITIDEDFLSGCEYLKAPKTFNLINKWGVKLNNYHKLNSDLSFQESKNCIGQLYATVCYLPRLDPLEKFPKTLDKAEKIVQKWLEQESVHYEGWLYQEGGDIDQHKMMTKRYFKLNGPELIGYHEITKRAKCVINLLNVDYIDYYGNTKSDNGRNVSNPITSNLSFQLVFKNKESITFTTESKSQRNEWLMNLNHILELNIAHQPWVKKLAETLS; encoded by the coding sequence ATGGATAAAGGAGGTACTAATGATGAAGCACCTGCCGAGTTTTTTCGAACCtttgaaaatgataaaaatattggtttAAAGGATAACGCTGATGAAGCTCAACTGGTactgaataaaaaaatcgaattagaaaattattatgaaaaccaaaaaagaataagtAGTACtgaggaagaagaatatAGTAACAACAGTGATATTTCTCAAGGCATTCCAGAAATTCCAAAGCGAATTGAAAGTCATCCAACCTCATTTATATTAGAAACTTTAAACAAACAGAATGAAGCACAAGATTATAATGGTAGCAATATTGATTCTCTACCAGTAAAATCCAGCATCATTAAATTAAAGGAAATGCTATCTTCTGTGGaagaattagaaaaaacGTTAAATACTAATAGTCCTAGCACAATTGACACCACTActgataatgaaaataataatggcatTCGTGATGAAAATGTTGAATCAAAGACTTCCTTAATTGTACCAATGTTACGTGTCGATACAGCTAATAAGAACGTTGGAACGGGGAACATCAGCTTTTGTTCTGATGCTGACGGTGAATGCAATAGTACTAGTAGTTTTGGCAGTATGCTTGATTCGAacgacaataataataataaaattatagtCTTGCCCAAACAAAATACGGATACAAGAAACATTAGCTTTCACGTCGAAGATAATAACAAGATGGTAGATATAATTTCCAACAATGATACTAGAGATAGTGATGATAGTAGTAAAACCACaaaatttgttgaaaaagttaaaaaatttaacttGATTTCAATTGAAACTGGAAGAACCGTTGACACGAATAACAGAGTTGTAAGTACTAGATCCGTCTCCACTTCTTCGTCTTCCAATACTCATAACGCTACTAATAGCGtcgaaaagaaaaaagctGGCTCTAGAAAAAGTAGTTTTATGCCCACCACTGATGATGACGCTTTTCAAAGTGCctttgaagaagaagaggagaaaaagaataataataataataatagtaataatgataatgataattttgGTCCTGGATATATTAATGCAGAACTAAATGACGGGATGCTaatacaaaattattttaatactggacaagaaaaaacaatcaataatattatggAGGAAGAATCACATTTAGATACCCAATTTTTGAATGTaactgataaaaataatgacaccaccaccaccaccactaACGCCAACAGCACTAATAGTAGTAGAGTACCCTCAAGTGAATACAGCAGTCGAACAGTGAATTATTCGAAAATTGAAATAACAAATGAACAAAGGCGGTCAGAATatgaagaaattaaaaatacttCTCAGTTAAaggaatataaaaaatcaaaaataccagagaaaaaggaagaaattATAGACAACTTTGATGGGtcagttttaaaaaatgataattttgATATTCTTAGTCACAGTTCGCATAAAGCTAGCATGAGTAGAACTAAAAAACCTTACATTTCTTATAATTCACAATCTGAATCTCAATATCGTAATTTCTCAACTTCCTCCAACATGTCTCAATCTGTAGATACTTCTGATTTAGTCCACAATACTCAAagtcataataataaaagagatGTTTCTGTTCAGACAAATCCTGAAGGAAAAGAGAACGAAATGGACCAAAAGGAAGAATATCCGAGAAAAACATCAGCCCCCACTAGTTCTAAGTCCAATCctaattcttcttcttcctattcttcttcttcgttTTCAGGTGCTAGATTTGCTTCTAATGTGGAAAATAGAGCCAGTAGCATTCGTCATATAACACCAACCTcccctttatttttattacatcCTAATTCTGTTGCTGGTAATGGAGGTATTCCATCCTTATCATTCAATACAAGGAATATGTCAACTTCTAGTAAGACCACTTCTGCTTCTAAGTCATTTGATGAGAATTATCCGTTTGGTTTACCTGATGATGTGGATGAAAATGCGCCATCTAATAATGAAGGTAGTACATTTTTCGATGAAATCATGGAATCTTTGAAAAACCATGATTTTGTTTCTATTTGGAATAAACAGGAACATGGTTCTCCCACTTCAAGTGTCAATTCTCAATTTACTGCTGCAGGACCTCAATTAAATAGTGAACTTTCtagtaacaacaataaagatatcgataatgatgatgctAATAGCAGTAGCGGACGTACACCATCCTTAAATAGCACAGCTAAATTTTCCTTTAAACCAAGAGTTATTAGTAGAAGTcactatcattatcatGGTGACGAACCTTGTGGTTCAAGTAGTAGAAAGAGTAGCAATACTATTAGTAACACCACTGCTGGcagtaacaataacagtACATACGAATCTAATTCTGCTACTCGATTGGTTAGTCGTGGTAGCAGAAATAGTAGTCGTGGTAGCAGAAATAGTAGTCGTGGTTATggtaaaaacaacaatgagATAGAAGAGGAGGAATACATCATTCCAGTTGTTGAAAATTCCAATTTAGATCCATTACGAAGAAGTACTTTGAAGTCTAAATTGTTACAACAAAGATTTGAATTAATTAGAAACGCTACGGCTACTCTAACCAAAGGTGGTATCCCTAATAAACCcataaatagaaataatgaACTATACACCTTTAGAGAAGAAAGCAGCGACCTTTTGAACAGTTCCGATAATTACGCACATTCTAATACGACTGATGGAAAACAAACATCTGATGATAAGTATAAGTCTTTTGTTGAAAATGAGGAGAATGGGAATGATTATGTTATATCTACTAATAGAGGACTTTCTGGCGTAGTTACAGGCTTAGATCCCATGAGAAGAAATACCAtactttccaaaaaaattcaacagCAGATTAAAACACAAGAAGCCCtattaaatgatttattacCCAATAAAAGTGTTTTGAAAGaaatagaagaaaaagttgGGGATGAACAAAACCCagaaatttcaaaatcattgttattagatAATTTCGataaagttattaaaacaaagattcataataataacacacCTCGTAAATTCAAAGTACTTTCTCACAATTCTAATGTACTACCATCACCTTCGCCTATAAAAGGAATCAAGGATAATTTAATGAATCAGTTAGATGCTATAAACGTATCGACTAACGAGGATCACTCTGGCTCTTACATGattaatgataacaatGAAGGTGTGCCTAATGACTCATTCAAGACTGATATCTATATGAATGAgtcttcttttattaataataaaagtactTTTGATACTGCACAAAGTGGTAAAAATCATGCCTTAAGCGATGATGTAGtacaaaatttatttgaaCTAGGTAATGGAAATGTAACACCATCACATTCTATGTTGCTGTCATCTGctataaatacaaatactATTGCTAATAATGATACCTCTATATCAACTCACTTTTTACCagaaataaacaataacGTCAATACAGAAAAGCATCATGGTCTAGTAGGTTTGggtattttcaaaaaaaataatagcgATGATATTACTGCGGTGCAAAAAATGAACTTGGATCAATTTAAAATGAATCAAGAAGTTCTGGTTGAACCTGAAAACGTTTCGAAATCCATAATCGATTGTGATAACACCAAGGATAGTCTTATTAGTAAAAAAAGCGATGTTCATGTAACCTCTCCTTTTAAAGTGGTAACCAACTCCAAGAAAGCAGATAAATCAATTATCACCGCTTCCTCTGATATTGATGAGAATGATGTTAaagctattaaaaaagttactaTTAATCCTGTTCCACAAGTAAGAACTAtcaaaaaagttaaaaaaggTATGAAGGATATGGGTGAACTATATATACAATTGCATGGCACGAGTAAGcttgaattttttaacaattttaaagaaagaaaggcAGAATATTGTATTGTATTTGATAATGGTATTAATAGAATAGAGACACCGTGGGTACATTTTGAGGATAATGATggtatttacaaaaatctaaataaagaatttgaGACAGTTTTGCCATTGAAGGATGTATTGCAAATggataacaaaaatattataaaaattgttattaccTTAAAATGTAGATATGCAAAGCCAGCTGACAAAATTGTTGAAGTTCGTGAAAAAATTCCAATCAAGATTCCGGGTGTTGAGCTACCTCAAAAGAAACAACATAATTTCCTATTTGGATTAAAACATGGCAAGCATcttaaacaacaaaagaaaaaatatagtgAACCTATAATTGAATATCAAACGGTCGTAAGAAGAGTTCTTCAACCTTCTAATGATAAATGGAAAGATAAAATTGCCAATGACGGTTCATTTGCCGTATCTGTCATCACAATCGATGAAGATTTTTTAAGTGGGTGTGAATATTTGAAAGCTCCAAAAACCTTTAACTTGATTAATAAATGGGGTGttaaattgaataattacCACAAGTTAAATAGTGACCTATCATTTCAAGAAAGCAAAAATTGTATTGGCCAACTTTATGCTACTGTTTGTTATTTGCCCAGGTTAGATCCCCTGGAAAAATTCCCCAAGACTTTAGACAAAGCTGAAAAAATAGTTCAAAAATGGTTGGAACAGGAAAGTGTTCACTATGAAGGCTGGTTATATCAAGAAGGTGGTGATATTGATCAGCACAAGATGATGActaaaagatattttaaattaaatggCCCAGAATTGATAGGGTACCATGAAATTACTAAGAGAGCCAAATGtgttattaatttgttaaatGTTGATTACATAGATTATTATGGTAATACTAAAAGTGATAACGGAAGAAATGTCAGTAATCCAATCACATCTAATTTGAGTTTCCAGctagtttttaaaaacaaggAAAGCATTACTTTCACTACTGAAAGTAAAAGCCAAAGAAATGAATGGTTGATGAACTTGAATCACATTTTAGAACTAAACATTGCTCACCAACCTTGGGTGAAAAAATTGGCAGAGACATTGTCTTGA
- the FIP1 gene encoding cleavage polyadenylation factor subunit FIP1 (similar to Saccharomyces cerevisiae YJR093C | FIP1 | Factor Interacting with Poly(A) polymerase), translating into MVATDNDKETGTTQKQQKLEDGKLVQKGISSSENSFSQVQKPKTDIIKDVAKVNDDEDDFLYGDNPDNNNNTNTSNKRELEIGEKDKQEGHSKNRKLEDHAIESDNIKQKNEDIENHKNISNMKNKDTDDSDNDINDDDGYSSDSSVEFIISAGQVNFELDSNNPSTTTNMKPLNTPLPTKAEVPDNVSASFPEKTLPLDIDEKGKLGDEYIEDVDPEIIKEKPWREPGINLSDYFNYGFNEFTWMEYLHRQEKLRAEYDPQKILNGLLNSQRQQQQQQQQQQPNAINSNTATNGNYNMPFFNNSSLYSAISNYDNQRNQQLKYQQQQNIYENGLNNINSSATTTLDTTSKNMIKTNSFNDKVNSPLPSHTNITNNSNNVNNGINNTGTTLNAHSSSPISANNANLNINHSNTPTFPLPPMFGGFPPFPFGMPPMPVLNQNNINNNNRNNSPFNNSNTNNKK; encoded by the coding sequence ATGGTTGCTACTGATAACGATAAAGAAACTGGTACAAcacaaaaacaacaaaaacttGAAGATGGTAAATTGGTACAGAAAGGGATCAGCTCAAGTGAAAATAGCTTTAGCCAAGTTCAAAAACCTAAAACAGATATTATAAAAGATGTCGCAAAGGTCAATGATGACGAAGATGACTTTTTATACGGTGATAACCccgataataacaataatactaatacaaGCAACAAAAGGGAATTAGAAATAGGAGAAAAGGATAAACAAGAAGGGCACtctaaaaatagaaaattagAAGACCATGCAATTGAAAGTGATAAcataaagcaaaaaaatgagGATATAGAGAaccataaaaatatcagcaatatgaaaaataaagatacgGATGACTCTGACAATGATAtcaatgatgatgatggttATAGTAGTGATTCCTCTGTTgagtttattattagtgcgGGCCAAGTTAATTTCGAATTAGATTCCAATAACCCAAGTACAACTACTAATATGAAGCCACTTAACACACCTTTACCCACTAAAGCTGAAGTTCCAGATAACGTGTCCGCCTCTTTTCCTGAAAAAACTTTACCATTGGATATTGACGAAAAGGGAAAATTAGGCGATGAATATATTGAAGACGTTGATccagaaataataaaagaaaaaccatGGCGTGAGCCGGGTATCAATTTAAGcgattattttaattatggCTTTAATGAATTTACATGGATGGAATACTTACATAGACAGGAAAAGTTAAGAGCAGAATACGATCCACAGAAGATATTAAATGGGTTATTAAATTCACAaagacaacaacaacagcaacaacaacaacaacaaccaaaTGCCATTAATTCTAATACAGCTACTAATGGTAATTACAACAtgccattttttaataacagcAGTTTGTATAGTGCAATAAGCAATTATGATAACCAAAGAAAtcaacaattaaaatatcaacaacagcaaaatatttatgaaaatggtttgaataatataaaCAGTTCAGCTACCACAACTTTAGATACCACTTCGAAAAATATGATTAAAACTAATTCATTTAATGATAAAGTCAACAGCCCACTTCCTTCACATACTAACATcaccaataatagtaataatgttaataatgGTATAAATAACACAGGTACCACTTTGAACGCTCATTCCTCTTCCCCTATTTCTGCTAATAATGCTAATCTTAATATTAACCACAGCAATACTCCTACATTTCCATTGCCACCCATGTTTGGCGGCTTTCCACCTTTTCCGTTTGGTATGCCGCCAATGCCTGTTTtgaatcaaaataatattaataataataacagaaaTAATTCACCttttaataacagtaataccaataacaaaaagTAG
- a CDS encoding uncharacterized protein (similar to Saccharomyces cerevisiae YBL049W | MOH1 | protein of unknown function essential for stationary phase survival), translating into MGGLSYAVNFYTNEKRPRIMFKNNSKYIVFNDTDDEDRASFNFDSRVTYLPIYSFQEDYLKPQSEVNNNGIETNAATSQTVVDNAKTGRTVSNSSLFTSSSSCSSLSTNKSSSFSIFDYQSNNSSSSAVIEEEDEESCSKNNSSNYIVSKKKMSSNPSLYNNNNNKMNMLCFSSILNNDNNNNNNNNNNNNNNLTPNNNSSHISSNRNTNNATRNAIDIKNSRYFKELMVLSSNKYTSNMYDYEKNINEEAKPLVSLYADYEGEKEEDRDDESIENDYSDQDEEYEENVYSGDKGSHRNLDNLHLKKVYCCSNCFMQITTPYHILSEDYRGKTGKAYLLERMVNVKLGPEETTEMITGSYLCCDVYCNGCGNYIGWKYLKSFDVEMNYKNGLYIVELKQVLQIYV; encoded by the coding sequence ATGGGTGGATTGTCATATGCCGTAAATTTTTAcacaaatgaaaaaagacCAAGAATTATGTTTAAGAATAACTCcaaatatattgttttcaatGATACTGATGATGAGGATAGAgcatcttttaattttgacaGTAGAGTCACTTATTTACCAATTTATAGTTTCCAAgaagattatttaaaacctCAGTCTGAAGtcaacaataatggtattGAAACTAATGCTGCTACTAGTCAAACTGTTGTTGATAATGCAAAGACGGGTAGAACTGTCTCTAATTCTTCATTATTTACCTCAAGCTCCTCATGTAGTAGTTTGAGCACAAATAAATCATCGTCCTTCtctatttttgattatcaAAGTAATAACAGCTCTTCTTCAGCTGTTATAGAAGAGGAAGACGAGGAAAGttgttcaaaaaataatagctCTAATTATATTGTgagtaagaaaaaaatgtcatCTAATCCATCActctataataataataataataaaatgaatatGCTGTGCTTTTCAtccattttaaataatgataataataataataataataataataataataataataataatttgacCCCAAATAACAATTCATCTCATATTAGTTCTAATagaaatactaataatgctACTAGAAATGCTATTGACATAAAGAATAgtagatattttaaagagCTTATGGTCCTTAGTAGCAATAAGTATACTTCTAACATGTATGATTAcgagaaaaatataaatgagGAAGCAAAACCCTTGGTGTCCCTATATGCTGATTATGAAGGAGAAAAAGAGGAGGATAGAGATGATGAATCCATTGAAAATGATTACTCTGATCAAGATGAAGAATATGAAGAAAATGTATATTCAGGAGATAAAGGGAGTCATCGTAATTTAGACAATCTCCACTTGAAAAAAGTCTACTGTTGCAGCAATTGTTTCATGCAAATAACTACACCATACCATATTTTAAGCGAAGATTACAGGGGGAAAACTGGGAAAGCTTATCTATTGGAAAGAATGGTTAATGTTAAATTAGGACCAGAAGAAACTACAGAAATGATTACAGGAAGCTACTTGTGTTGTGATGTTTATTGCAATGGTTGTGGTAATTACATTGGTTGGAAGTATTTGAAGAGTTTTGATGTAGAAatgaattataaaaatgggCTATACATTGTGGAATTAAAACAAGTTTTACAAATATATGTTTAA
- the IME1 gene encoding transcription factor IME1 (similar to Saccharomyces cerevisiae YJR094C | IME1 | Inducer of MEiosis) encodes MPQPNFDNNLKNNNNHDLSWISSASVFASSPGSAELYSSEHIINTAIIESQNINKNNYDESIPSTSSSVKLLESFLNLENQKIQIDATNTVNAAAENANNNSHSKLFDFILTEPFESVIDTINNDDDSFFSHTPQKRDTANVNSMRKRSLLEEESFDSFDFYNNNHNDFHNNYFLNVNDNKYEENYNTNNYYYNTNPKSFCDLKTPIRKKQKTTGFSSEIPNELSSTRCSTLSLFSNSSSYTYDHASDSSSIFPFSADISPFQNKKIPPFLGDNDAGTSSSDIIEDFSSFTKPQKLTKLLQPIRFKKNSSVYNNCNTKLSKDASDAKKQMVNKKAIVTNATINKNKDSTTSDGKFDAYNQFVTPKNKIIEKPLMDLFSEYNKNSSHNNLVHNENYDGIRNNDMYVDFDFTIALKDKEQVGVNKEIIRGNNTDRNTKTKIVNNSNYKKTKQQIDLSYKLMTKLATYFGYFNEEDQDKMDKIRIQEIEYRLGKTYF; translated from the coding sequence ATGCCACAACCcaattttgataataatttaaaaaataacaataaccaTGATTTATCATGGATCTCTTCTGCTTCTGTTTTTGCTTCTTCTCCTGGATCAGCAGAGCTATATTCCTCAGAGCATATTATCAATACAGCAATTATCGAGTCACAAAACataaataagaataattaTGACGAGTCAATACCATCTACTTCGTCTTCTGTTAAATTGTTGGaaagttttttaaatctagaaaaccaaaaaatacaaattgaTGCTACAAATACTGTTAATGCTGCCGCGGAAAatgccaataataatagtcaCAGCAAGTTGTTTGATTTTATCTTGACTGAACCATTTGAGTCTGTCATTGATACCataaataatgatgatgattcttttttttcccacaCTCCACAGAAACGTGACACAGCCAATGTCAATAGTATGAGAAAAAGGTCTTTACtggaagaagaaagttTTGATTCTTTTGActtttataataacaaccaCAATGATTTCcacaataattattttttaaatgtgaATGACAACAAGTATGaagaaaattataacaCCAACAATTATTACTATAACACCAATCCTAAATCTTTTTGTGACTTGAAAACTCCAATtcgaaaaaaacaaaaaacaactGGGTTTAGTTCAGAAATTCCCAATGAGCTATCTAGTACACGTTGCTCaactttatctttattttcaaattccaGTTCTTATACTTACGACCACGCATCGGATTCTTCAtctatttttcctttttctgcTGACATTAGTCctttccaaaataaaaaaattccaCCATTTTTAGGCGACAATGATGCTGGTACCAGCTCCTCTGACATAATTGAGGACTTTTCATCGTTTACAAAACCGCAAAAATTAACTAAACTATTACAACCAATTAGATTCAAGAAAAATAGTAgtgtttataataattgtaaCACAAAGTTAAGCAAAGATGCGAGTGATGCAAAGAAACAAATGGTAAACAAAAAAGCCATAGTTACCAATGCCACtattaacaaaaacaaagacTCTACTACTTCGGATGGAAAATTTGATGCTTACAATCAATTTGTTACacccaaaaataaaattattgaaaaaccTTTAATGGATCTTTTTAGcgaatataataaaaattctaGTCACAATAATCTTGTTCATAACGAGAATTACGATGGTATAAGAAATAATGATATGTACgttgattttgattttacAATTGCATTGAAAGATAAGGAGCAAGTGGGTGTCAACAAAGAGATAATTCGTGGTAACAATACTGATCGAAATACTAAGACTAAAATagttaataatagtaattataaaaaaacaaaacagcAAATTGATTTATCTTACAAATTAATGACTAAACTGGCAACTTATTTTGGCTATTTTAATGAAGAAGACCAAGATAAAATGGACAAAATTAGAATACAAGAGATTGAATATAGATTAGgtaaaacatatttttaa
- the RPL43B gene encoding 60S ribosomal protein eL43 (similar to Saccharomyces cerevisiae YJR094W-A | RPL43B | Ribosomal Protein of the Large subunit (paralog of YPR043W | RPL43A) | 5' partial due to uncharacterized intron) — AKRTKKVGITGKYGVRYGSSLRRQVKKLEIQQHARYDCSFCGKKTVKRGAAGIWTCTCCKKTVAGGAYTVSTAAAATVRSTIRRLRDMVEA; from the coding sequence GCTAAGAGAACTAAGAAGGTTGGTATTACCGGTAAATATGGTGTCAGATACGGTTCTTCTTTGAGAAGACAAGTCAAAAAGTTGGAAATTCAACAACACGCTAGATACGATTGTTCTTTCTGTGGTAAGAAAACCGTCAAGAGAGGTGCTGCTGGTATCTGGACTTGTACTTGCTGTAAGAAGACCGTTGCTGGTGGTGCTTACACTGTTTCCACTGCTGCTGCCGCCACTGTTAGATCTACTATTAGAAGATTAAGAGACATGGTCGAGGCTTGA
- the SFC1 gene encoding Sfc1p (similar to Saccharomyces cerevisiae YJR095W | SFC1 | Succinate-Fumarate Carrier) yields MSQKKKSSNPAINLLAGGTAGLFEALCCHPLDTIKVRMQIYRRSADANIKPPGPIKTAKAIYGQEGLLAFYKGLGAVVIGIIPKMAIRFSSYEFYRTLLADKETGRVSTGNTFIAGVGAGITEAVIIVNPMEVVKIRLQSQKRAVTAGAEPKYKNAIQACYTIVKEEGFGALYRGVSLTAARQATNQGANFTVYSKLKEALQDYHGSAENLPSWQTSFIGLISGAIGPFSNAPLDTIKTRLQKDKSTSKQSGWIRIATIGKQLVKEEGVRALYKGITPRVMRVAPGQAVTFTVYEFIRKHLEDSNMFSTQPKPKKLA; encoded by the coding sequence ATGTctcaaaagaagaaatccTCAAACCCAGCTATTAATTTGCTAGCTGGTGGTACTGCTGGTTTATTTGAAGCCTTATGTTGTCACCCATTGGATACCATTAAAGTTAGAATGCAAATTTATAGAAGATCGGCTGATGCTAATATAAAACCACCTGGCCCAATTAAGACAGCCAAGGCTATTTATGGACAAGAAGGGTTATTAGCATTTTATAAGGGTTTGGGTGctgttgttattggtattattcCAAAAATGGCAATCAGATTCTCTTCTTATGAATTCTATAGAACTTTGTTAGCTGATAAAGAAACTGGCAGGGTTTCTACAGGTAATACTTTTATTGCTGGTGTTGGTGCAGGTATCACCGAAGCTGTTATCATTGTTAATCCTATGGAAGTTGTTAAAATTAGATTGCAATCTCAGAAAAGAGCAGTAACAGCAGGCGCTGAACCTAAATACAAAAACGCTATCCAAGCTTGTTATACAATTGTCAAAGAAGAAGGTTTTGGTGCTTTGTACAGAGGTGTTTCCTTAACTGCCGCCAGACAGGCTACTAATCAAGGTGCCAATTTCACTGTTTATAGTAAATTGAAGGAGGCCTTGCAAGATTATCATGGTAGTGCTGAAAACTTGCCAAGTTGGCAGACAAGTTTTATCGGTTTAATTTCTGGAGCTATCGGTCCTTTCTCTAATGCGCCATTAGATACTATTAAGACTAGATTGCAAAAGGACAAATCCACTTCTAAACAATCTGGTTGGATTAGAATTGCTACTATAGGTAAACAGTTAGTTAAGGAAGAGGGTGTTCGTGCTTTGTACAAGGGTATCACCCCAAGAGTCATGAGAGTTGCTCCAGGTCAAGCTGTAACTTTCACCGTTTATGAGTTTATTCGTAAACATTTGGAAGATTCAAATATGTTTAGCACTCAACCAAAACCAAAGAAATTGGcttaa